Proteins encoded by one window of Cannabis sativa cultivar Pink pepper isolate KNU-18-1 chromosome 4, ASM2916894v1, whole genome shotgun sequence:
- the LOC115715076 gene encoding protein NONRESPONDING TO OXYLIPINS 2, mitochondrial isoform X5 has product MASFCRSALMAGSRSLVARSKVVTPKSLNSSPFASPFSSTSGSIPRASRVVAALGSVDSLMPLHSAIASARLKSNIAVDSTFWSCLSQGLDTS; this is encoded by the exons ATGGCTTCCTTCTGCAGATCCGCTCTAATGGCGGGTTCCAGGTCCCTCGTTGCTCGCTCTAAAGTCGTCACTCCGAAATCGCTAAACTCATCCCCCTTTGCCTCTCCATTTTCTTCAACCTCCGGTTCCATTCCCAGAGCCTCCAG GGTTGTTGCTGCTTTGGGAAGCGTTGATTCATTGATGCCACTTCATAGTGCCATTGCTTCTGCTCGTCTCAAGTCTAACATCGCTGTTGATTCCACCTTCTGGAGCTGCCTTTCTCAAG GACTCGACACCAGCTGA
- the LOC115715076 gene encoding protein NONRESPONDING TO OXYLIPINS 2, mitochondrial isoform X3, with the protein MASFCRSALMAGSRSLVARSKVVTPKSLNSSPFASPFSSTSGSIPRASRVVAALGSVDSLMPLHSAIASARLKSNIAVDSTFWSCLSQDFAVPR; encoded by the exons ATGGCTTCCTTCTGCAGATCCGCTCTAATGGCGGGTTCCAGGTCCCTCGTTGCTCGCTCTAAAGTCGTCACTCCGAAATCGCTAAACTCATCCCCCTTTGCCTCTCCATTTTCTTCAACCTCCGGTTCCATTCCCAGAGCCTCCAG GGTTGTTGCTGCTTTGGGAAGCGTTGATTCATTGATGCCACTTCATAGTGCCATTGCTTCTGCTCGTCTCAAGTCTAACATCGCTGTTGATTCCACCTTCTGGAGCTGCCTTTCTCAAG ACTTTGCAGTTCCTCGGTGA
- the LOC115715076 gene encoding protein NONRESPONDING TO OXYLIPINS 2, mitochondrial isoform X1 — translation MASFCRSALMAGSRSLVARSKVVTPKSLNSSPFASPFSSTSGSIPRASRVVAALGSVDSLMPLHSAIASARLKSNIAVDSTFWSCLSQGLLGLDTS, via the exons ATGGCTTCCTTCTGCAGATCCGCTCTAATGGCGGGTTCCAGGTCCCTCGTTGCTCGCTCTAAAGTCGTCACTCCGAAATCGCTAAACTCATCCCCCTTTGCCTCTCCATTTTCTTCAACCTCCGGTTCCATTCCCAGAGCCTCCAG GGTTGTTGCTGCTTTGGGAAGCGTTGATTCATTGATGCCACTTCATAGTGCCATTGCTTCTGCTCGTCTCAAGTCTAACATCGCTGTTGATTCCACCTTCTGGAGCTGCCTTTCTCAAG GACTTCTAGGACTCGACACCAGCTGA
- the LOC115715076 gene encoding protein NONRESPONDING TO OXYLIPINS 2, mitochondrial isoform X2, which produces MASFCRSALMAGSRSLVARSKVVTPKSLNSSPFASPFSSTSGSIPRASRVVAALGSVDSLMPLHSAIASARLKSNIAVDSTFWSCLSQGLASPL; this is translated from the exons ATGGCTTCCTTCTGCAGATCCGCTCTAATGGCGGGTTCCAGGTCCCTCGTTGCTCGCTCTAAAGTCGTCACTCCGAAATCGCTAAACTCATCCCCCTTTGCCTCTCCATTTTCTTCAACCTCCGGTTCCATTCCCAGAGCCTCCAG GGTTGTTGCTGCTTTGGGAAGCGTTGATTCATTGATGCCACTTCATAGTGCCATTGCTTCTGCTCGTCTCAAGTCTAACATCGCTGTTGATTCCACCTTCTGGAGCTGCCTTTCTCAAG GACTTGCATCACCCTTGTGA
- the LOC115715076 gene encoding protein NONRESPONDING TO OXYLIPINS 2, mitochondrial isoform X4: MASFCRSALMAGSRSLVARSKVVTPKSLNSSPFASPFSSTSGSIPRASRVVAALGSVDSLMPLHSAIASARLKSNIAVDSTFWSCLSQGIQVT, encoded by the exons ATGGCTTCCTTCTGCAGATCCGCTCTAATGGCGGGTTCCAGGTCCCTCGTTGCTCGCTCTAAAGTCGTCACTCCGAAATCGCTAAACTCATCCCCCTTTGCCTCTCCATTTTCTTCAACCTCCGGTTCCATTCCCAGAGCCTCCAG GGTTGTTGCTGCTTTGGGAAGCGTTGATTCATTGATGCCACTTCATAGTGCCATTGCTTCTGCTCGTCTCAAGTCTAACATCGCTGTTGATTCCACCTTCTGGAGCTGCCTTTCTCAAG GTATCCAAGTAACATAG